In Oryctolagus cuniculus chromosome 18, mOryCun1.1, whole genome shotgun sequence, the DNA window ggggcgggggcgccgcgTGCTGGAGAGCCCCTCCCTTTGCCTCCCTCAGCTGTATCCCGCTCTGGGTCGGAGCGCGAGGCATTGAATTCGACTGGAAGTACATCCAGATGAGCATCGACTCCAACATCAGCCTGGTAGGCCCCCCGACCCTCCCCCCCACAGGCGCCGCCccgccgaggccccgccccggccccgccctaaCCCCGCCTCCCCGCAGGTGCACTACATCGTGGCGTCTGCGCAGGTGTGGATGATAACACGCTACGACCTGTACCACACCTTCCGGCCAGCCGTGCTCCTGCTCATGCTGCTCAGCGTCTACAAGGCCTTCGTCATGGAGTgagcggcgggggaggggccggccccGGCTGCGGCTGCGCGCTCCCCAccaccctctcctgctcctcACGGTGCTGTTTGCCCGCAGGACTTTCGTCCACCTCTGCTCGCTCGGCAGCTGGACGGCACTGCTGGCCCGAGCGCTGGTGACAGGGCTGCTGGCCCTCAGCACGCTGGCCCTGTACGTGGCTGTTGTGAACGTGCACTCCTAGGCTCGGCGCCCAGCCGGACGcgcctcctgcctgcctcctgcctgcctcctgcctcgcCCGGTGTGAGTGAAGTAAACAGTGTTGGAAAAGCGGCCTCCGCCTCCGTTCCCTCTCTCAGGAGCGtcacccagggccctgcccacctGGGTCCCAGGGCTGTCACTCAGGCTTTGGAGACGGCCGAGTGGGAGGCTGGCCAGCCTGCTGATGCGGCCCCTCGCTTGCCCGTGGTAGACAGAGGGTGGGGGATGACGGCAGCACTGGCCGAGCCGGGGCCCTGGAGAACAGGCTAGCGGGGAGCTGGAATCCAGCAGGGGGCCTTTGGGGGCCCTTCCTCCTTAGTTCACAGCCTCACATGGCCCTTTCCTGGCTGCCCCCCACCAGACTCCCAGCCGAGTCTCGCCTCTGAGCCAGGGGTCCCCTGAGACCCGTCTCCTGGTGACCCGTGCCCACTGCTGTTTGTGGCTCCTGAGTGAGCAGCAGACCGGGCAGCCGCTTGACCTCTGGCTTCGCCCCGACCCCCCTGCGATGACTGCCCTGCGTCATGGAAGCCACAAGGCTGCGGGGGGTGGGGCGCAGACTTGGGGTTCTGAGCTCCTTGGGCTCTGACTCAGTTCCGCAGCCCCCACGTTAAGTCCTGGCCCGAGCCTTCTCGGCTGGAGTAGCTGCAGCCAGCCGAGAACAAGCCCTTGAACCTGCCCCACGCACTCCCGGAGCCACCTTCCGGTCCAGTGGCACCTGTCCCCTGCCCCGTtcccctccgtccctccctctccctgggggGGTTGTGCTTCAGCTGCGCCTGGACGCCACTCCTGCCCACTCACAGGGGCACCTGGCTGCAGCGTCCCCAGCAGGCAGCCGTCCCCTCCAGCCTGTCTGTCCCACATCTACCCTTGGGCCCAGCAAAGCACAAGGACAGCCCGGCGCCATTCTGCCATGGAGACTCGTCCTCAGACCACGTGAGCGCCACCAGCCCCTCGCTGCTCACCACCCTAAGCAAAGACGGGGTCCACGCGCGTCTTGGGGGCTGGGACTGATTGTGGTCGTCGGGACCGCGGCGTGGAAAGGAAGTAGCAGGTGTGTGCCCCCGAAAGCCCATCTGGTGGCTACGCGGTGGGGTTATGTTCTCCAGCCACGGCCCACCTGTGTCCCAGTAAGGGACAGGAGAAAGTTGAGTCCCCGCTTCCATGGGGCCCAAGGAGAGACGAGTGGTTAGGGTGAGGTGGTGGGAGTGGGCCACAGAGATCCAGGGCGGCAGGGCCCACATCTGCGACAGGTGACGAGGGCAGCAGTGGCCCTGCAGTGAGCTAGGGATCCGTGTTCCAGGAGGTGATGGGACAGTTTATAGGGACCCAGAGAAGCTGCCCGGCCTGGGGGCAGGTGGGCTGCAGCTGAAGGATCTGAGGCTAGTGTGGCAAGACCGAAGGAAGTGTCAAGGTCCTGAGGTCAGAGCAGAGGCCAACCTCAGGACCAGGGGCTCGTGAGGCTGCGGCAGTTGGCAGGGCCGGATCACAGTCGTGAGGGCTGATGGGTGTTGACCGGGGCGGTGAGATCACGGGGCTCTAGGCAGTCGTGTGgaggaggccagggctgtgccagagcagagctggaggaggctggagaggagcgaggtggtgggcgtggccagccccacagggtggggagaggagtcTGGGGTGGCGTGCAGGCACGCGCGGCTTAGAAGCTCCTTGAGAGCTCAGCGTATTTCCCAGGGAGAAGGAGCAGTGCCGATGGGGCAGTGACGCcgaggccagggtggggcctTGGACGTGTCGGGGAGGCTGGAGACAGATGCGGCCGGGCACCGGGAGCTAAGGTGAGGAGAGGAGAAGCGTGTCTGGGAGGGAGATAGAGGCAGGCCAAGGGGCTGGGCGAGAGTGgcctgaagtgtgtgtgtggggggggtttCCCAGGTGCGCATGGTGGGAGGAAGGGTGCTTGGGAGGTGGGCAGGTGAGCAAGCaatcgggggtgggggtggggctcgtTGTGGAaaaggttttctttgtttttgtttttttaatttatttggagtccgttccagagggagagagatcctccatctgctggctcactgcccacatggctgcaacagccgcatcaggccaggccggagccaggagccaggagcttcttcctggtttcccgtttgggtgcaggggcccaaggactcttgggccatagcagggagctggatcaaacagagcagccgggacacaagctGGAGCCcttgtaggatgctggcactgcaggcagcaaccaCCCtgaccgctgtgccacagtgccgcccccacccaccctgaAAAGATTTTGTCCCCTTTGGGTGGAGGAGGTTCCTGGGGGAGAAGTGCTGAGAACGGAGGAAGCGCaggggtgctgggcagggcccaggagcgGTCCAAGGCCCCTGCTCTGAGCGCCCTGTGGGCGCATCCCTGCCGGTTTAATGCCGTAACCTCTGCAAAGACAGGGAAGCCCGTCTCCCCGGGGTGGTTCACTGCGGACCTACTGCCTGCCAGGCCGTGCTGCAGGCCCTGACAGCCTGCACGGGCAGTCCCCGGGGTGTACGAGTGTGAGAGACCAAAGACGCCACCTGGCCGGAATGACAGCGCAGTCAGTGGGAGCTGGTTTATTGCCATCACGCGAACACGAGGGTTTTCCCCAGAGCCCCCCGGCGGCCCTCCTGCCCAGCCTGGATGAAGGGTACACAGGAGGAGCTGCTGCCAGCACCTCTGAGGCCTGCACGCAGGGACTGCTGCTCCAGGgcgtg includes these proteins:
- the TMEM147 gene encoding BOS complex subunit TMEM147 isoform X2, with product MLFLATFFPTWEGGIYDFIGEFMKASVDVADLIGLNLVMSRNAGKGEYKIMVAALGWATAELIMSRCIPLWVGARGIEFDWKYIQMSIDSNISLVHYIVASAQVWMITRYDLYHTFRPAVLLLMLLSVYKAFVMETFVHLCSLGSWTALLARALVTGLLALSTLALYVAVVNVHS